A genomic window from Gossypium hirsutum isolate 1008001.06 chromosome D10, Gossypium_hirsutum_v2.1, whole genome shotgun sequence includes:
- the LOC107935288 gene encoding putative disease resistance protein At1g50180, giving the protein MQYFLKDADRKLEQDARFQNRVSEIRDLAYDAEDVIDSFILKAAHQRGFHGIVKRFTSIFTKPFHLYKIGVQVKTIQTRLEKISENLPAFEIPGDGEASSSIFKVQQRLRRTYSHVEEEDVVSLETPRRRFHSRHGGIGKTTLARKVYNHVEIRHHFDYLAWVYISQQCKPREVLLSVLMKLLSPSKDERELIEKLDENELWKRLFNALKEKRYLVVLDDIWRSEDWDILKPAFPRGRKGSKILFTTRNRNVALHTDPCNTPMELSLLTDDESWNLLCRKAFPRSKMGSQCCSEEFEKLGKEMVKKCGGLPLAIVVFGGLLATKKSLAQWEMVHKNIHGHLKGLPHQDHQYAAVNRIFVSSYNELPYRLKPCFLYLGHYPED; this is encoded by the exons ATGCAATATTTCTTGAAGGACGCGGATCGCAAGCTTGAACAAGATGCGCGTTTCCAGAATCGGGTGTCGGAAATCAGAGATCTTGCTTATGATGCTGAAGATGTCATCGACTCTTTTATTCTTAAAGCAGCACATCAACGAGGTTTTCATGGGATTGTCAAGAGATTCACCTCCATTTTCACCAAACCTTTTCATCTGTACAAAATCGGAGTTCAGGTCAAAACAATCCAAACCAGGCTCGAAAAGATTTCCGAGAATCTTCCAGCTTTTGAGATACCTGGTGATGGAGAAGCCTCTAGCTCAATTTTCAAGGTGCAGCAACGGTTAAGAAGGACATACTCACATGTCGAGGAAGAGGACGTTGTTAGCTTGGAG ACCCCACGCCGTCGTTTCCATAGTCGGCATGGGGGCATCGGTAAGACTACTCTTGCCAGAAAAGTATATAATCATGTTGAGATTAGACACCATTTTGATTACTTGGCTTGGGTTTATATATCTCAACAATGTAAGCCTAGAGAAGTTTTGCTTAGTGTCTTGATGAAACTTCTCTCTCCTTCTAAAGATGAAAGAGAGCTAATTGAGAAACTGGACGAGAATGAGTTGTGGAAAAGGCTTTTTAATGCTTTGAAAGAAAAGCGGTACCTGGTAGTCCTCGATGATATCTGGAGAAGCGAGGATTGGGATATTCTTAAACCTGCTTTTCCACGAGGAAGAAAGGGAAGCAAAATATTGTTCACCACACGCAACAGGAATGTGGCTTTACATACCGATCCCTGCAACACTCCCATGGAGCTCTCACTTCTTACAGATGATGAAAGTTGGAATCTTTTGTGTAGGAAAGCATTCCCACGGAGCAAAATGGGTTCTCAATGCTGCTCAGAAGAATTTGAGAAGCTTGGAAAGGAGATGGTGAAAAAATGTGGAGGTCTGCCTTTAGCAATTGTTGTGTTTGGTGGCTTGCTAGCAACAAAAAAGTCATTGGCTCAGTGGGAGATGGTTCACAAAAACATCCATGGACACCTAAAAGGGCTCCCACACCAAGATCATCAATATGCTGCAGTGAACAGAATTTTCGTTTCAAGCTACAATGAATTGCCTTATCGTTTAAAACCATGCTTTCTGTATCTTGGTCATTATCCAGAAGATTGA
- the LOC107935293 gene encoding receptor-like protein 9DC3 — MGVNNPGIGGFYTYSIGIVMKGQDMELVKIFTMWMIIDLSNNQFEGGIPEVFGKLNLLKGLNLSHNNLNGGIPTLIGNLTSFEWLDLSSNRLSGTIPNRLADLSFLSSFNVSENKLHGQIPQGKQFNTFGNDSYQGNKGLCGFPVSKGCNIIEPPPPNVLEKDGSKSNITFGWKVVLIGYGCGVVFGMSVGYVVFQTGKPKWLVNLVEIQHEKKRRRKSKDGSRSNGRRRI; from the coding sequence ATGGGGGTGAATAATCCTGGAATTGGTGGCTTCTATACCTATTCCATTGGAATTGTTATGAAAGGACAAGATATGGAATTGGTGAAAATTTTCACCATGTGGATGATCATTGATCTATCAAACAATCAGTTTGAAGGGGGTATTCCAGAGGTTTTTGGGAAGCTTAACTTACTGAAAGGGCTCAACCTTTCTCATAATAACCTTAATGGTGGTATCCCCACCTTAATAGGGAATTTGACAAGTTTTGAATGGTTGGACCTATCTTCAAACAGGTTGTCTGGGACGATTCCAAATAGATTGGCAGATCTGTCATTTCTTTCGTCCTTCAATGTTTCTGAAAATAAACTCCATGGTCAGATTCCTCAAGGAAAACAATTCAACACATTTGGAAATGATTCATATCAAGGGAATAAGGGACTATGTGGGTTTCCGGTCTCGAAAGGTTGCAACATCATTGAGCCACCACCTCCAAATGTGCTTGAAAAAGATGGCTCAAAATCAAACATTACTTTTGGTTGGAAAGTGGTGTTGATAGGTTATGGATGCGGAGTGGTGTTCGGAATGTCCGTGGGATATGTTGTTTTCCAAACTGGTAAGCCGAAATGGTTGGTGAATTTGGTTGAAATCCAACATGAGAAGAAGCGAAGAAGAAAGTCAAAGGATGGCAGTCGCAGCAATGGACGAAGAAGGATCTAG
- the LOC121222613 gene encoding probable disease resistance RPP8-like protein 2, whose product MAEAIVSLAVERILDLLIHEAVFLKDVKDQVESLNDELKRMQCFLKDADRKLEQDARLQNRVSEIRDLAYDAEDVIDSFILKAAHQRGFHRIIKRFTSIFTKPCHLQKVGVQVKAIQTKLQNISKNLPAYEISGDGEGSSSIIKVQQRLRTYSHVEEEDVVSLEDRIKYVMTMLMTEEDRPHAVVSIVGMGGIGKTTLARKVYNHVDVRRHFDCFAWVYISQQCKPREVLLIVLIKVLSPSKDEKELIEKLDESKLMKRLFDALKEKRYLVVLDDIWRSEDWDILKPAFPRGRKGSKILFTTRNRNVALHADPCNTPMEHSPLTDDESWILLSSKAFPLNKTDSHFRSEEFEKLGREMVKKCGGLPLAIIVLGSLLARKQSLDDWETVHRNFFHGHLKGLQQLDHQYGAVNRILVLSYNDLPYHLKPCFLYLAHYPEDWEISKKELIRLWIAEGFISPLSGSEEILMEDVGEQFLEELIDRSLVQVWRRDYSGTKVKTCGIHDLLRNLCVGKAEEENFFKVIQPSLIENSENSVDVTLVTSMPRRLAIHPGERYVHFHLKGEHPQLRSLLLIQEELLIKFHISNFKNFKLLRVLKLAWMVRKWHVSGEIGNLRHLRYLRLKCGGEMILPGAIGKLKNLHTLYFRSVSRIVVPNVVFKLERLRQFVIKGDGYPWTKSGFPWWQSFSSKNIETLKYMSVDKKLIENNEALRLSHIQCLGIIFKSSEDVKSILLLMIKLDCLRSLSMNLSLEKSSSFSYLDLEPLLQFGHLSKLKLVGHLKEDPHQSHHVLKFLPESIVKLTLECSTMTQDPMEVLENLPCLTILNLLSFAYEGRKLICSANGFRQLEAFGLNKATNLEEWEIQEGAMPRLRSLSLSLNFKLERLLEGLRYITTLQTLILSAMPSSLTKRIEVIGEKEGEDFYKVRHIPSIQISDRITGWGYFYVNSKITHL is encoded by the exons ATGGCAGAGGCTATTGTGTCCTTAGCTGTTGAAAGAATTTTagatttactcatccatgaagcTGTTTTCCTCAAAGATGTGAAAGATCAAGTTGAGAGCctaaacgatgaacttaagcgAATGCAGTGTTTCTTGAAGGATGCGGATCGCAAGCTTGAACAAGATGCGCGTTTACAGAATCGGGTGTCGGAAATCAGAGATCTTGCTTATGATGCTGAAGATGTCATCGACTCTTTTATTCTTAAAGCAGCACATCAACGAGGTTTTCATAGGATTATCAAGAGATTCACCTCCATTTTCACCAAACCTTGTCATCTGCAAAAAGTTGGGGTGCAGGTCAAAGCAATCCAGACCAAGCTCCAAAACATTTCCAAGAATCTTCCAGCTTATGAGATATCCGGTGATGGAGAAGGCTCTAGCTCAATTATCAAGGTGCAGCAACGGTTAAGGACATACTCACATGTCGAGGAAGAGGACGTTGTTAGCTTGGAGGATAGGATCAAGTATGTCATGACCATGTTGATGACTGAAGAAGATAGACCCCACGCCGTCGTTTCCATAGTCGGCATGGGGGGCATCGGTAAGACGACTCTTGCCAGAAAAGTATATAATCATGTTGATGTGAGACGCCATTTTGATTGCTTCGCTTGGGTTTATATATCTCAACAATGTAAGCCGAGAGAAGTTTTGCTTATTGTCTTGATAAAAGTTCTCTCTCCTTCTAAAGATGAAAAAGAGCTAATTGAGAAACTGGACGAGAGTAAGCTGATGAAAAGGCTTTTTGATGCTTTGAAAGAAAAACGGTATTTGGTAGTCCTCGATGATATCTGGAGAAGCGAGGATTGGGATATTCTTAAACCTGCTTTTCCACGAGGAAGAAAGGGAAGCAAAATATTGTTCACTACACGCAACAGGAATGTGGCTTTACATGCCGATCCCTGCAACACTCCCATGGAGCACTCACCTCTAACAGATGATGAAAGTTGGATTCTTTTGAGTAGTAAAGCATTCCCCCTAAACAAGACAGATTCTCATTTCCGCTCTGAAGAATTTGAGAAACTCGGAAGAGAGATGGTGAAAAAATGCGGAGGTCTACCTTTAGCGATTATTGTCTTGGGAAGCTTGCTAGCAAGAAAACAATCGTTGGACGACTGGGAGACGGTTCACAGAAACTTTTTCCATGGACACTTAAAAGGGCTCCAACAACTTGATCATCAATATGGTGCAGTGAACAGGATTTTGGTTTTAAGCTACAATGATTTGCCTTATCATTTAAAACCATGCTTTCTGTATCTTGCTCATTATCCAGAAGATTGGGAGATATCGAAAAAAGAGCTCATTCGATTATGGATCGCTGAAGGTTTTATTTCACCATTATCGGGAAGCGAAGAAATCTTGATGGAAGATGTAGGCGAACAATTCCTAGAAGAGCTTATAGATAGAAGCTTGGTTCAAGTTTGGAGACGAGACTATTCTGGGACAAAGGTGAAAACATGCGGAATACATGATCTCTTGAGAAACTTGTGCGTGGGGAAAGCAGAAGAGGAGAATTTCTTCAAAGTTATTCAACCTTCATTAATTGAGAACTCTGAAAATTCTGTTGATGTGACCTTGGTAACATCTATGCCACGAAGACTTGCTATACATCCTGGCGAAAGGTATGTTCATTTTCATTTAAAAGGAGAGCATCCACAATTACGTTCTTTGCTGCTGATTCAAGAAGAGTTACTCATAAAATTCCATATTTCAAATTTCAAGAACTTTAAACTTTTAAGAGTGTTGAAACTTGCGTGGATGGTTAGGAAGTGGCATGTGTCAGGTGAAATTGGTAATCTCCGTCATTTGAGGTATTTGAGGTTAAAATGCGGTGGGGAAATGATCTTGCCAGGTGCTATTGGAAAGTTGAAGAATTTACACACTTTGTACTTCCGAAGCGTTTCTCGCATTGTGGTTCCAAATGTTGTATTCAAGTTGGAACGTTTAAGGCAATTTGTGATTAAAGGGGATGGATATCCCTGGACCAAAAGTGGTTTCCCTTGGTGGCAAAGCTTTTCTTCAAAAAATATTGAAACTTTGAAGTACATGTCGGTGGACAAGAAGTTGATTGAAAATAATGAGGCGCTGAGGCTGTCTCATATTCAGTGTTTAGGAATAATATTCAAGAGTTCAGAAGATGTTAAGTCTATCCTACTATTGATGATCAAATTGGATTGCCTTAGGTCATTGTCTATGAATTTGTCTCTTGAAAAGTCAAGCTCATTTTCATATCTAGACTTGGAACCTCTTCTTCAGTTTGGTCACCTTTCCAAATTGAAATTAGTAGGGCATTTAAAAGAAGATCCACATCAAAGCCATCATGTTTTAAAATTTCTTCCAGAAAGTATTGTCAAATTAACTTTAGAATGCTCTACGATGACTCAAGATCCAATGGAAGTGTTGGAAAATCTGCCGTGTTTGACAATTCTTAATTTATTAAGTTTTGCATACGAGGGGAGAAAATTGATTTGCTCTGCCAATGGCTTTCGTCAACTTGAAGCTTTTGGTCTAAATAAAGCAACAAATTTAGAAGAGTGGGAGATACAAGAAGGCGCAATGCCACGTCTCCGAAGTTTGAGTTTGAGCTTGAATTTCAAACTAGAAAGGTTGCTAGAAGGATTGAGGTATATTACTACTCTCCAAACATTG atATTAAGCGCAATGCCTTCATCATTGACAAAAAGGATTGAAGTGATAGGTGAAAAAGAAGGAGAGGATTTCTATAAAGTGCGCCACATACCTTCCATCCAAATATCTGATAGGATAACAGGTTGGGGTTACTTTTACGTTAACTCAAAGATTACTCATTTGTAA
- the LOC107935291 gene encoding probable disease resistance RPP8-like protein 2: MAEAIVSLAVERILDLLIHEAVFLKDVKDQVESLNAELKRMQCFLKDADRKLEQDARFQNRVTEIRDLAYDAEDVIDSFILKAAHQRGFHRIIKRFTSIFTKPCHLQKIGVQVKAIQTKLQNISKNLPAYEISGNGEGSSSIIKVQQRLRTYSHVEEEDVVSLEVISTKDVMTMLMTEEDRPNAVVSIVGMGGIGKTTLARKVYNHVEVRRHFDCLAWVYISQQCKPREVVISVLMEVLSPSKDERELIQKLDENELWKSLFDALKEKRYLVVLDDIWRSEDWDILKPAFPRGRKGSKIMFTTRNRNVALHADPCNTPMELSPLTDDESWILLRRKAFPLNKTDSHIRSEEFEKLGREMVKKCGGLPLAIIVLGSLLARKQSLDDWETVHRNFFHGHLKGLEQLDHQYGAVNRILVLSYNDLPYHLKPCFLYLAHYPEDWEIPKKELIRLWIAEGFISPLWGSEEILMEDVGEQFLEELIDRSLVQVWRRDYTGTKVKTCRIHDLLRNLCVEKAEEENFLKFIQPSLIENTENSLDVTLAASMPRRIAIHPGKRDVHLKGEHPQLRSLLLIQEKVFINFHISNFKNFKLLRVLKLTRNVRKCRKWHVSGEIGNLHHLRYLRLKCNGEMILPCAIGKLKNLHTLYFQCPSGIVVPNVVFKLERLRQFVIKGPDAYPWIKSGFHWWQSFSSKNIESLKYMSVDKKLIENNEALRLSHIQCLGIIFKSSEDVKSILLLMLKLDRLRSLCMNLSVEKSSSFSYLDLEPLFQFGHLSKLKLVGHLKEDPHQSHHVLKFLPQSIVKLSLQCSTMTQDPMEVLENLPCLTILNLSSFAYEGRKLICSANGFRQLESFHLNKATNLEEWEIQEGAMPRLRNLSLSFNFKLERLPEGLRYITTLQKLILRAMPSSLTRRIEVIGEKEGEDFYKVRHIPSIQISEKIYGRGYFYVNSEITYFFLKDVKDQVESLTAELKRMQYFLKDADRKLEHDAEDVIDSFILKAATNEVKAIQTRLEKISENLPAFEIPGDGEASSSIFKVQQRLRRTYSHVEEEDVVSLEVSTKDVMTMLMTEEDRPHAVVSIVGMGGIGKTTLARKVYNHVEVRHRFDYLAWVYISQQCKPREVLLSVLMKVLSPSKDERELIEKLDENELWKRLFNALKEKRKAFPRSKMGSQCCSEEFEMLGKEMVKKCGGLPLVIVVLGGLLATKMSLAQWEMVHKNIHGHLKGLPHQDHQYGAVNRILVSSYNELSYHIKPCFLYLGHYPEDWEISKSELIQLWIAEGFISPSLESKEILMEDVGEQFLEELIDRSLVQV; encoded by the exons ATGGCAGAGGCTATTGTGTCCTTAGCTGTTGAAAGAATTTTagatttactcatccatgaagcTGTTTTCCTCAAAGATGTGAAAGATCAAGTTGAGAGCCTAAACGCTGAACTTAAGCGAATGCAGTGTTTCTTGAAGGATGCGGATCGCAAGCTTGAACAAGATGCGCGTTTCCAGAATCGGGTGACGGAAATCAGAGATCTTGCTTATGATGCTGAAGATGTCATCGACTCTTTTATTCTTAAAGCAGCACATCAACGAGGTTTTCATAGGATTATCAAGAGATTCACATCCATTTTCACCAAACCTTGTCATCTGCAAAAAATCGGGGTGCAGGTCAAAGCAATCCAGACCAAGCTCCAAAACATTTCCAAGAATCTTCCAGCTTATGAGATATCCGGAAATGGAGAAGGCTCTAGCTCAATTATCAAGGTGCAGCAACGGTTAAGGACATACTCACATGTCGAGGAAGAGGACGTTGTTAGCTTGGAGGTTa tTAGCACCAAGGATGTCATGACCATGTTGATGACTGAAGAAGATAGACCCAACGCCGTCGTTTCCATAGTCGGCATGGGGGGCATCGGTAAGACTACTCTTGCCAGAAAAGTATATAACCATGTTGAGGTTAGACGCCATTTTGATTGCTTGGCTTGGGTTTATATATCTCAACAATGTAAGCCTAGAGAAGTTGTAATTAGTGTCTTGATGGAAGTTCTCTCTCCTTCTAAAGATGAAAGAGAGCTAATTCAGAAACTGGACGAGAATGAGCTGTGGAAAAGTCTTTTTGATGCTTTGAAAGAAAAGCGGTATTTGGTAGTCCTCGATGATATCTGGAGAAGCGAGGATTGGGATATTCTTAAACCTGCTTTTCCACGAGGAAGAAAGGGAAGCAAAATAATGTTCACTACACGCAACAGGAATGTGGCTTTACATGCCGATCCCTGCAACACTCCCATGGAGCTCTCACCTCTTACAGATGATGAAAGTTGGATTCTTTTGAGAAGGAAAGCATTCCCCCTAAACAAGACAGATTCTCATATCCGCTCTGAAGAATTTGAGAAACTCGGAAGAGAGATGGTGAAAAAATGCGGAGGTCTACCTTTAGCTATTATTGTCTTGGGAAGCTTGCTAGCAAGAAAACAATCGTTGGACGACTGGGAGACGGTTCACAGAAACTTTTTCCATGGACACTTAAAAGGGCTCGAACAACTTGATCATCAATATGGTGCAGTGAACAGGATTTTGGTTTTAAGCTACAATGATTTGCCTTATCATTTAAAACCATGCTTTCTGTATCTTGCTCATTATCCAGAAGATTGGGAGATACCGAAAAAAGAGCTCATTCGATTATGGATCGCTGAAGGTTTTATTTCACCATTATGGGGAAGCGAAGAAATCTTGATGGAGGATGTAGGCGAACAATTCCTAGAAGAGCTTATAGATAGAAGCTTGGTTCAAGTTTGGAGACGAGACTATACTGGGACAAAGGTGAAAACATGCCGAATACATGATCTCTTGAGAAACTTGTGCGTGGAGAAAGCAGAAGAGgagaatttcttaaaatttattcaaCCTTCATTAATTGAAAACACTGAAAATTCTCTTGATGTGACCTTGGCAGCATCTATGCCACGAAGAATTGCTATACATCCTGGCAAAAGGGATGTCCATTTAAAAGGAGAGCATCCACAATTACGTTCTTTGCTGCTGATTCAAGAAAAGGtattcataaatttccatatttcAAATTTCAAGAACTTTAAACTTTTAAGAGTGTTGAAACTTACGAGGAATGTTAGGAAGTGTAGGAAGTGGCATGTGTCAGGTGAAATTGGTAATCTCCATCATTTGAGGTATTTGAGGTTAAAATGCAATGGGGAAATGATCTTGCCATGTGCTATTGGAAAGTTGAAGAATTTACACACTTTGTACTTCCAATGCCCTTCTGGCATTGTGGTTCCAAATGTTGTATTCAAGTTGGAACGTTTAAGGCAATTTGTGATTAAAGGGCCGGATGCATATCCCTGGATCAAAAGTGGTTTCCATTGGTGGCAAAGCTTTTCTTCAAAAAATATTGAATCTTTGAAATACATGTCGGTGGACAAGAAGTTGATTGAAAATAATGAGGCGCTTAGGTTGTCTCATATTCAGTGTTTAGGAATAATATTCAAGAGTTCAGAAGATGTGAAGTCTATCCTACTATTGATGCTCAAATTGGATCGCCTTAGGTCATTGTGTATGAATTTGTCTGTTGAAAAGTCAAGCTCATTTTCATATCTAGACTTGGAACCTCTTTTTCAGTTTGGTCACCTTTCCAAATTGAAATTAGTAGGGCATTTAAAAGAAGATCCACATCAAAGCCATCATGTTCTGAAATTTCTTCCACAAAGTATTGTCAAATTAAGTTTACAATGCTCTACGATGACTCAAGATCCAATGGAAGTGTTGGAAAATCTGCCTTGTTTGACAATTCTTAATTTATCAAGTTTTGCATATGAGGGGAGAAAATTGATTTGCTCTGCCAATGGCTTTCGTCAACTTGAATCTTTTCATCTAAATAAAGCAACAAATTTAGAAGAGTGGGAGATACAAGAAGGCGCAATGCCACGTCTCCGAAATTTGAGTTTGAGCTTTAATTTCAAACTAGAAAGGTTGCCAGAAGGATTGAGGTATATTACTACTCTCCAAAAATTGATATTAAGAGCAATGCCTTCATCATTGACAAGAAGGATTGAAGTGATAGGTGAAAAGGAAGGAGAGGATTTCTATAAAGTGCGCCACATACCTTCCATCCAAATATCTGAGAAGATATATGGTAGGGGTTACTTTTACGTTAATTCAGAGATTACTTATT TTTTCCTGAAAGATGTGAAAGATCAAGTTGAGAGCCTAACGGCTGAACTGAAGCGAATGCAATATTTCTTGAAGGACGCGGATCGCAAGCTTGAACATGATGCTGAAGATGTCATCGACTCTTTTATTCTTAAAGCAGCAACCAACGAG GTCAAAGCAATCCAGACCAGGCTCGAAAAGATTTCAGAGAATCTTCCAGCTTTTGAGATACCTGGTGATGGAGAAGCCTCTAGCTCAATTTTCAAGGTGCAGCAGCGGTTAAGAAGGACATACTCACATGTCGAGGAAGAGGACGTTGTTAGCTTGGAGGTTAGCACCAAGGATGTCATGACCATGTTGATGACTGAAGAAGATAGACCCCACGCCGTCGTTTCCATAGTCGGCATGGGGGGCATCGGTAAGACTACCCTTGCCAGAAAAGTATATAACCATGTTGAGGTTAGACACCGTTTTGATTATTTGGCTTGGGTTTATATATCTCAACAATGTAAGCCTAGAGAAGTTTTGCTTAGTGTCTTGATGAAAGTTCTCTCTCCTTCTAAAGATGAAAGAGAGCTAATTGAGAAACTGGACGAGAATGAGTTGTGGAAAAGGCTTTTTAATGCTTTGAAAGAAAAGCG GAAAGCATTCCCACGGAGCAAAATGGGTTCTCAATGCTGCTCAGAAGAATTTGAGATGCTTGGAAAGGAGATGGTGAAAAAATGTGGAGGTCTGCCTTTAGTAATTGTTGTGTTGGGAGGCTTGCTAGCAACAAAAATGTCATTGGCTCAATGGGAGATGGTTCACAAAAACATCCATGGACACCTAAAAGGGCTCCCACACCAAGATCATCAATATGGTGCAGTGAACAGAATTTTGGTTTCAAGCTACAATGAATTGTCTTATCATATAAAACCATGCTTTCTGTATCTTGGTCATTATCCAGAAGATTGGGAGATATCGAAAAGTGAACTCATTCAACTATGGATCGCTGAAGGATTCATTTCACCATCATTGGAAAGCAAAGAAATCTTGATGGAGGATGTAGGCGAACAATTCCTAGAAGAGCTTATAGATAGGAGCTTGGTTCAAGTTTAG